A DNA window from Synchiropus splendidus isolate RoL2022-P1 chromosome 2, RoL_Sspl_1.0, whole genome shotgun sequence contains the following coding sequences:
- the LOC128754353 gene encoding caspase recruitment domain-containing protein 14-like: MSGESVPEGPDLKEMVEEELWELINDNRHRISLGVKHCRLIPYLRQARVLTEMDEDEINTCHSLTNRCMRTSYMLDLLRTQGRNGAVALLESLMIHYPTLYTQVTGRPSTTDLSRFSGLVKYSELTEYLVRAVTGMQRELQEARSEASRLSDRCISLEAEIRQTLEQEEMFRSLKSENDRLRRHFCSVQKEVTKLKDEKCDLYMRYTSAIEEKSAVNMRLHELNLQVYQLQTDLLKAQKENEFQKRHSLRCRLSAETPQLREKVRNLCYQLEKAEKLNPAREDILAQDLAEAIDSQVELAEQLRSYREENEKLLQEKHELLDKSESLSLKVQQLTLDSDMHQQRSSLVQSQMRELQKERDQAYVSRDEAQAMIARVLAEKDTIRCQLVEAQDKVLSLQSKLHLRKERQSSDERDYSWESPGSSFEEPSSGNRRRLRRMDAINPSSLTTFHTECEEVSASSLRSRNAEPPSPESLRRRRECMYAESSLETLETDSLSDDFVLLPNVCSEDRQIPKLTTCRGSHIESPSRTTAPPFLMRSRPKAIRISGRVLSISLQGEALLSQLAVVGGNKTGVFVHQVTEGSPAHTVGISPGAQIVEVQCQQNQKALRMVLEESTLEEAMWALGQISGLCQLSLRPRQDEYEELLQQMQVNEMSSGDSFYVRVNMSLPASCNGTLSISCNDILHVTNTQPAGAEDSWHVSLVHPCQLLDLQSGTVPNYYRAQRLLIRAIEEMSFQTKKPHKSAETQNTQMEVRIVSTGRHGRNPLWVSVEDDVAKNTVSGDLSTPSSCVTLMPYSPVTPHYPPTCRPVLLLPSVLGRLLDKKLGSWQGFQLIEPETLSPSAHAALLQKSEILEESEQGSSCCYTLHSVERVMQKGIHAVLPLGLDCVRRLHRAKIFPIIVFVAQSQRSARKLRAKLQRHTKSEKQLLVCSTSEEPLLDKLPCLYHRLVPDSWCDQRSLLTSLRTIIWEEQKKIVWVEPDLW; encoded by the exons ATGTCCGGGGAGTCTGTTCCTGAGGGTCCTGACCTGAAGGAGATGGTGGAAGAGGAACTGTGGGAGTTGATCAATGACAATCGGCACCGCATCTCTCTGGGGGTGAAGCACTGCAGGTTGATCCCATACCTGAGGCAGGCTCGGGTCCTGACGGAGATGGACGAGGACGAGATCAACACCTGCCACAGCCTCACCAACCGCTGCATGAGAACGA GTTACATGTTGGATCTTCTCAGGACTCAAGGAAGGAATGGTGCAGTGGCCTTGCTCGAGAGCCTGATGATCCACTACCCAACTCTATACACCCAAGTCACTGGACGCCCGTCGACTACTGATCTGTCACGATTCAGCG GCCTGGTGAAGTACTCAGAGTTGACTGAATACCTGGTCAGAGCCGTGACTGGCATGCAGCGAGAGCTTCAGGAGGCGCGCTCCGAGGCCAGCAGGTTAAGTGACCGCTGCATTTCCCTGGAGGCTGAGATTCGCCAGACattggagcaggaggagatgttCAGAAGCCTGAAGTCTGAGAACGACCGTCTGCGCCGACACTTCTGTTCCGTGCAGAAGGAAGTGACCAAGCTAAAGGATGAGAAATGTGACCTGTACATGCGCTACACGTCAGCCATCGAAGAGAAATCTGCAGTCAACATGCGCCTTCATGAACTGAACTTGCAG GTGTATCAGCTGCAGACAGACCTGCTAAAGGCCCAGAAGGAGAATGAGTTTCAGAAACGGCATTCCCTCAGATGTCGCCTCTCTGCGGAAACGCCGCAACTGCGGGAGAAGGTCAGGAATCTGTGCTACCAACTGGAAAAGGCAGAAAAACTCAACCCA GCCCGTGAGGATATTCTTGCACAGGATCTGGCCGAGGCTATCGACAGCCAAGTGGAGCTAGCAGAGCAGCTGAGGAGTTACAGAGAGGAGAATGAAAAGCTGCTGCAAGAGAAGCATGAG CTTCTGGACAAGTCGGAATCCCTGAGCCTCAAGGTCCAGCAGCTGACTTTGGACTCTGACATGCACCAGCAGAGGAGCAGTTTGGTCCAGAGCCAGATGAGGGAGCTGCAAAAAGAGCGAGACCAG GCATACGTCTCCAGAGACGAGGCCCAGGCAATGATCGCCCGCGTCCTTGCAGAAAAAGATaccatcaggtgtcagctggTGGAAGCCCAGGACAAGGTGCTGAGCCTGCAGTCCAAACTCCACCTCAGAAAAGAACGGCAGAGCTCAGAT GAGAGAGATTATTCTTGGGAGAGTCCAGGATCCAGCTTTGAAGAGCCCTCTAGTGGAAATCGACGCAGGCTGCGACGCATGGATGCAATCAACCCTTCATCACTGACTACCTTTCATACAGAG TGTGAGGAAGTATCAGCCAGCAGTCTTCGGTCGAGGAATGCAGAGCCACCCTCCCCTGAGTCTCTTCGCAGAAGGAGGGAGTGCATGTATGCAGAGAGCAG TCTGGAGACACTGGAGACGGATTCTCTTTCAGATGACTTTGTCCTCTTACCCAACG TTTGCAGTGAGGACCGACAGATCCCAAAGCTCACCACTTGTCGTGGCAGCCACATTGAAAG CCCATCGAGAACCACAGCCCCTCCTTTCCTAATGCGCTCCCGTCCTAAAGCCATCCGCATCAGTGGCCGGGTTCTCAGCATTTCCCTCCAGGGGGAGGCGCTGCTGAGCCAGCTGGCTGTGGTCGGTGGTAACAAGACAGGAGTGTTCGTGCACCAGGTGACCGAAGGGAGTCCCGCGCACACGGTTGGCATTAGCCCCGGCGCCCAGATAGTGGAG GTGCAATGCCAACAGAATCAGAAAGCTCTGAGGATGGTTCTGGAGGAATCAACGTTGGAGGAAGCCATGTGGGCACTGGGCCAGATCTCAGGCCTCTGCCAGCTCTCGCTCCGGCCTCGACAGGATG AGtatgaggagctgctgcagcagatgcAGGTCAATGAGATGTCATCTGGAGATTCCTTCTACGTGCGTGTGAACATGTCGCTTCCTGCCAGCTGTAATGGAACTCTGAGCATCTCCTGCAACGACATTTTACACGTGACCAACACGCAGCCAGCGGGCGCCGAGGACTCATGGCACGTTAGTCTAGTTCATCCCTGCCAGCTCCTGGACCTCCAAAGTGGCACCGTTCCAAACTACTACAG GGCTCAGCGTCTTCTCATCAGAGCCATTGAAGAGATGAGCTTTCAGACCAAGAAGCCGCACAAG TCTGCAGAGACCCAGAACACACAGATGGAAGTGAGGATTGTCAGCACTGGTCGGCATGGGAGGAACCCGCTGTGGGTCAGTGTGGAAGACGATGTAGCAAAGAACACAGTTTCAG GAGATTTGTCAACACCCAGCAGTTGTGTAACCCTCATGCCATACTCACCTGTCACCCCACACTACCCACCCACTTGCAGACCGGTTCTGTTGCTGCCCAGTGTGCTGGGGCGCCTCCTCGACAAAAAGCTGGGCAGCTGGCAGGGCTTCCAGCTTATTGAGCCAG AGACGTTGAGCCCAAGTGCTcatgctgctctgctgcagaagTCTGAGATCCTGGAGGAGAGTGAGCAGGGAAGCAGTTGCTGCTACACCCTGCACAGTGTGGAGAGAGTGATGCAGAAG GGAATCCACGCTGTTCTACCTCTGGGACTGGATTGTGTCCGTCGTCTGCACAGAGCCAAGATCTTCCCCATCATCGTGTTTGTTGCTCAGTCTCAACGCAGTGCTCGTAAACTGAG AGCGAAGCTTCAGCGCCACACCAAGtcggagaagcagctgctggtgtgttCTACGAGTGAGGAGCCCCTGCTGGACAAGCTGCCCTGTCTGTACCACAGGTTGGTGCCGGACTCCTGGTGTGATCAGAGGTCACTGCTGACCAGTCTGCGGACCATCATCtgggaagagcagaagaagattGTATGGGTGGAGCCTGACCTCTGGTAA